Proteins from a genomic interval of Chroococcidiopsis thermalis PCC 7203:
- the cobU gene encoding bifunctional adenosylcobinamide kinase/adenosylcobinamide-phosphate guanylyltransferase translates to MMPTSPSSRIVLVTGPTKSGKSEWAETLAMQSRKSVIYIATAQTNADDPEWQQRISQHRDRRPADWLTVEAPENLTETIATAPSCCCLLVDSLGTWVANLLEQDSITWAATEQNLILSLERLDNKDVIVVAEEATWGVVPAYSSGRLFRDRLGQLVRRLGAIANPVYLIVGGHVLNLSLLGSPLPTPLNEKR, encoded by the coding sequence ATGATGCCAACTTCTCCTTCGAGTCGAATTGTACTCGTTACTGGACCAACTAAATCTGGTAAAAGCGAATGGGCAGAAACTCTAGCAATGCAATCTAGAAAATCGGTGATTTACATTGCGACGGCTCAAACCAATGCCGACGATCCTGAGTGGCAACAGCGGATCTCCCAACACCGCGATCGCCGTCCTGCTGACTGGTTAACCGTAGAAGCTCCAGAAAACTTAACCGAAACAATCGCCACAGCTCCCTCCTGTTGCTGCTTGCTAGTCGATTCGCTAGGAACGTGGGTAGCGAATTTGCTGGAGCAGGATAGCATTACTTGGGCAGCAACGGAGCAAAATTTAATCTTAAGTTTAGAGCGTTTAGACAATAAAGATGTAATTGTTGTAGCAGAAGAAGCTACCTGGGGCGTAGTGCCAGCTTATTCAAGCGGCAGGTTGTTTCGCGATCGCTTAGGTCAATTAGTCCGTCGCTTAGGAGCTATTGCCAACCCCGTTTACCTCATCGTCGGCGGACACGTCCTTAACCTCAGCCTGCTGGGTTCTCCACTACCTACCCCTTTAAACGAGAAACGATAG
- a CDS encoding FHA domain-containing protein, translating into MQIKIFNSRKLNETQEVNLFLATNNFQKECSIGRSSSASLVLDSADVSRLHGKFLQQGGNHYFIDIGSRNGSIINGKLADVNQKYLLKPGDILRIGEFVLILEEVDVIRQDLAETVFSHAHDVAISDRQNLQEQFLIDEIQLDENGSNAGEATVIQLPSIFPEAAEIPLSDRPTDIELDEVDPILELDPWQELESEFY; encoded by the coding sequence ATGCAAATTAAAATTTTTAATTCTCGCAAGCTAAATGAAACGCAAGAAGTTAATCTCTTCCTAGCAACAAACAATTTCCAAAAAGAGTGTTCGATCGGTCGCTCTTCTTCTGCAAGTTTAGTTTTAGATAGTGCTGATGTTAGCCGTTTACATGGAAAATTTCTTCAGCAAGGTGGCAATCATTACTTTATTGATATTGGAAGTAGAAACGGCTCAATAATTAATGGAAAATTAGCTGATGTTAATCAAAAATATCTCCTGAAACCTGGAGATATATTACGGATTGGAGAATTCGTACTGATTTTGGAAGAAGTAGATGTAATTCGGCAAGACTTAGCCGAGACAGTTTTTAGTCATGCTCATGATGTAGCAATCTCCGATCGCCAAAACCTACAAGAGCAATTTTTGATTGACGAAATTCAACTTGATGAGAATGGCAGTAATGCAGGAGAAGCAACTGTAATTCAACTACCGTCTATTTTCCCTGAAGCCGCAGAAATTCCTCTGAGCGATCGCCCGACAGATATCGAATTAGATGAAGTCGATCCAATTCTAGAATTAGATCCGTGGCAGGAGCTTGAATCAGAGTTTTATTAG
- a CDS encoding P-II family nitrogen regulator, which yields MHAVKRIEVLADSVELTKILAGLDKAGIIAHTVIRNVVGRSPGADATQLDNVYIIAFCMPEQVKPVIENIRPVLNKFGGACYISDAMEIRSVRCIASL from the coding sequence ATGCACGCAGTGAAGAGAATAGAAGTCCTCGCGGATTCGGTAGAACTGACAAAAATTTTAGCAGGCTTGGATAAAGCAGGTATCATCGCACACACTGTGATCCGCAACGTGGTTGGTAGAAGTCCTGGTGCAGACGCAACGCAATTAGATAATGTCTATATCATTGCTTTTTGTATGCCAGAGCAAGTGAAGCCAGTCATAGAGAATATTCGACCAGTTTTGAATAAGTTTGGTGGCGCTTGTTATATCTCCGATGCGATGGAGATTCGTTCGGTTAGATGTATTGCCTCGCTTTAG
- a CDS encoding EamA family transporter: MNKKLFALLVTLILWGSGFAGVRAGLRGYSPEHLVALRFAIASLVLVGYAYLTRMRLPQVKDLPAIALGGFLGIRINFSDRLFRHFSRCDRLYDLDLHPIANFCRQSR; the protein is encoded by the coding sequence GTGAATAAAAAACTATTTGCTCTGTTGGTAACTCTCATCCTCTGGGGTTCTGGCTTTGCTGGCGTGCGGGCAGGTTTACGCGGCTACAGCCCCGAACATTTAGTTGCCTTGCGCTTTGCGATCGCCTCCCTTGTCCTGGTAGGTTATGCATATCTGACGCGGATGCGTTTGCCACAAGTGAAAGACTTACCCGCGATCGCCCTTGGCGGATTTTTAGGGATTAGAATCAACTTTAGCGATCGCCTATTTAGGCATTTTTCCCGCTGCGATCGCTTATATGACTTGGACTTACACCCTATCGCAAATTTCTGCCGCCAAAGCCGCTAG
- a CDS encoding flippase, protein MPHLPKFESWLQHQQSDLLNTLVRGARAALSVQIFSAIAIYISQILLARWLGVTEYGIYDYAIALSLSLAFLAGLGLPTAVLRFIPKYQFEQDWRHLRGIIWGSWQQTLIASLITAIFSTIVLQWLSIHYRLEHSRSLIFGVWSVPLMALAILQQQIARAFQRITLAYAPYLIAYPLVLIAIAFIWQLHENLNSTEAIALSILSLLLVLLVQALLFYRELTTEISQAVPAYAIGQWWRVALPLMFLDGSSIVLSQTDTLMLGAMLGAKAVGIYSAALKTSLWVHFILTAVNAIFAPIIASLHAQGDRQGLQQLVSTIARWMFYPALAIAIGLIVFAVPVLQLFGTEFTAARGALIVLILGQLVNVGAGSVGYLLMMTGNQNPAASVMGISALVNVVLNLIGIHWLGIFGAALATAFSMMLWNVWLHAIVVKRLDVRPSILATFR, encoded by the coding sequence ATGCCTCATCTGCCCAAATTTGAATCTTGGCTACAACACCAGCAATCCGATCTGCTAAACACATTGGTACGAGGTGCAAGGGCGGCGCTGAGCGTCCAAATTTTCAGCGCGATCGCGATCTATATATCTCAAATTTTGCTTGCCCGGTGGCTGGGAGTCACGGAGTATGGAATTTACGATTATGCGATCGCCCTCAGTCTTTCTCTAGCTTTTCTCGCCGGATTGGGTTTGCCGACTGCGGTTTTACGATTTATCCCCAAATACCAGTTCGAGCAAGATTGGCGACATTTGCGGGGAATTATTTGGGGAAGTTGGCAACAAACGCTAATCGCTAGTTTGATTACAGCCATATTCAGCACGATTGTATTGCAGTGGCTATCAATACATTACAGGTTAGAGCATTCGCGATCGCTGATTTTTGGTGTTTGGAGTGTGCCTTTGATGGCATTGGCTATTCTTCAGCAACAAATCGCTAGAGCCTTTCAAAGAATTACCCTAGCTTATGCTCCATACTTAATCGCCTATCCGTTAGTATTAATTGCCATTGCCTTTATTTGGCAGCTACATGAGAATTTAAATAGCACAGAGGCGATCGCGCTTTCAATTCTGTCACTGCTACTGGTTTTGTTAGTTCAAGCACTTCTGTTTTATCGAGAATTAACTACAGAAATCTCTCAAGCTGTTCCTGCTTATGCAATCGGTCAATGGTGGCGAGTTGCCTTGCCATTGATGTTTCTTGATGGCTCGTCGATTGTGTTGAGCCAAACAGATACGCTCATGCTAGGAGCCATGCTAGGAGCTAAAGCCGTGGGGATTTACAGTGCAGCACTCAAAACATCGCTGTGGGTTCATTTCATTCTCACCGCTGTCAATGCAATTTTTGCTCCCATCATCGCTTCGCTACACGCTCAAGGCGATCGCCAAGGATTGCAGCAGCTCGTATCTACAATTGCGCGGTGGATGTTTTATCCGGCATTGGCAATTGCGATCGGACTCATTGTTTTTGCCGTTCCAGTGCTGCAATTATTCGGGACAGAATTTACAGCAGCCAGAGGAGCGCTGATCGTGCTGATTCTAGGGCAACTCGTAAACGTGGGTGCGGGTTCGGTGGGATACCTGTTGATGATGACAGGCAACCAAAATCCTGCTGCATCAGTGATGGGAATTAGTGCCTTAGTAAATGTCGTTTTAAACCTAATTGGCATCCACTGGTTAGGAATTTTTGGCGCGGCATTAGCCACGGCATTTTCCATGATGTTATGGAATGTTTGGCTTCATGCCATAGTTGTTAAACGGCTTGATGTTCGTCCCTCAATTCTGGCTACCTTCCGATAA
- a CDS encoding Uma2 family endonuclease: MNISQVELPTDTWVKASWDEYVQIVENPQLEKAKGYYFNDRMRIEMPPVGNDHASDHSIINYAVHLWAAIKGIDLNGKDNCTYRKTGIREAQPDVSYYIGGNAEAIPWGTTIINLDLYPPPTLAIEVANTSLSDDKGEKRLLYEQLGVAEYWIVDVKNIEIFAFSVANGGSRRITQSQVLLGLEIALLEAALRRTREMNHGRVSAWLLSQFQQ; the protein is encoded by the coding sequence ATGAATATCTCGCAAGTCGAGCTACCAACCGATACCTGGGTGAAAGCTAGTTGGGATGAGTACGTTCAGATCGTTGAAAATCCGCAGTTAGAAAAAGCTAAGGGCTACTATTTTAACGATAGGATGAGAATTGAAATGCCTCCAGTGGGAAATGACCATGCTAGCGACCACTCAATAATTAATTACGCCGTTCACTTATGGGCGGCGATAAAAGGTATAGATTTAAATGGTAAAGATAACTGTACCTACCGGAAAACAGGTATTCGAGAAGCACAGCCCGACGTGTCTTACTATATTGGTGGCAATGCCGAAGCAATTCCTTGGGGAACGACAATTATCAATCTCGATCTTTATCCACCACCAACTTTAGCGATCGAGGTGGCTAATACTTCTCTATCAGATGATAAAGGCGAAAAGCGTCTGCTTTACGAACAACTAGGAGTAGCGGAATATTGGATTGTAGATGTAAAAAATATTGAAATTTTTGCTTTTTCTGTTGCCAATGGTGGTAGTAGAAGAATTACTCAGTCTCAAGTTTTACTAGGTTTAGAAATTGCTTTATTAGAAGCAGCTTTGCGGCGAACTCGTGAGATGAATCACGGTAGAGTTAGCGCGTGGTTATTATCTCAGTTTCAACAATAG
- a CDS encoding SDR family NAD(P)-dependent oxidoreductase, whose product MADIFSVAGKVVCITGSSRGLGKAIARGFADRGAKVVISSWNLEELEATQREFQSQDLEVYAVEVDVSKRDRCQQLIDRTVEHYGAIDILICNAGIDIIKPAEQYEAEEWDKIIDINLRGYYFCAQFAAQQMLDRGAGSIIMTSSIAGAVGIPGLVPYAASKGGINQMVRTMAVEWAQKGVRVNAVAPGYIDNMMAGVEYDENNTYQQRVTRFTPMGRRGKVEEFLGAYIFLASDAASYITGEVLYVDGGYHAA is encoded by the coding sequence ATGGCAGATATATTCAGCGTTGCGGGTAAAGTTGTTTGCATCACCGGTTCTAGTAGAGGATTGGGCAAAGCTATTGCGCGAGGTTTTGCCGATCGCGGTGCAAAAGTGGTTATCTCCTCTTGGAATTTAGAGGAACTAGAAGCAACTCAACGCGAGTTTCAGTCACAAGATTTAGAAGTCTACGCTGTTGAAGTTGATGTCAGTAAACGCGATCGTTGCCAGCAACTCATAGACCGAACAGTAGAGCATTATGGCGCGATCGATATCTTAATTTGCAATGCTGGCATCGATATTATTAAACCTGCCGAGCAATACGAAGCGGAAGAATGGGACAAAATTATCGATATTAACTTGCGGGGATACTACTTCTGCGCCCAGTTCGCCGCCCAACAAATGCTCGATCGCGGCGCTGGTAGTATCATTATGACTTCTTCTATTGCTGGCGCTGTAGGAATACCCGGGTTAGTCCCTTATGCCGCTTCTAAGGGAGGGATTAATCAAATGGTGCGCACAATGGCTGTGGAATGGGCGCAAAAAGGAGTGAGAGTTAACGCTGTCGCGCCTGGATACATTGACAACATGATGGCAGGCGTTGAGTACGACGAAAACAACACTTATCAGCAACGGGTAACGAGATTTACGCCAATGGGAAGGCGAGGAAAAGTAGAAGAATTTCTTGGTGCATATATTTTCCTTGCCAGCGATGCAGCTTCATACATCACAGGTGAGGTGCTGTATGTAGACGGGGGCTATCATGCAGCGTGA
- a CDS encoding ribonuclease Z, producing MQITFLGTSSGVPTRSRNVSSVALRLPQRAEVWLFDCGEGTQHQIMRSDLKISQINRIFVTHMHGDHVFGLMGLLATCGLAGSPHRIDIYGPPKLEEYLRACGRYSQTHLSYPLHVHTVQPGMVYEDEEFTVSCDRLEHRVPAFGYRIAEKDRPGRFDVEQAKALNIPPGRVYGQLKRGETVTLNDGRVIRGVDLCGDTEAGRKLAYCTDTIFCDGAVALAQGADVLIHEATFSHIDAELAFQRLHSTSTMAAQTALAAQVKLLVMTHFSPRYAPGNDIQLQHLLEEARAIFPNTEMAHDFLTYEIPRRRQPEGEKQAAKV from the coding sequence GTGCAGATTACTTTTTTAGGAACGAGTTCTGGTGTACCGACGCGATCGCGTAATGTTTCTAGTGTTGCCCTTCGCCTACCGCAACGAGCAGAAGTCTGGCTATTTGACTGCGGGGAAGGAACTCAGCATCAGATTATGCGGAGTGACTTAAAAATTAGCCAAATTAACCGCATTTTCGTCACTCACATGCACGGCGATCATGTTTTTGGCTTAATGGGATTGCTAGCTACTTGTGGTTTGGCGGGTAGTCCGCACCGAATTGATATTTACGGTCCGCCAAAGTTAGAAGAGTATCTCCGCGCCTGCGGTCGCTATTCTCAAACTCATCTATCTTACCCGCTGCACGTCCATACAGTACAGCCTGGGATGGTTTACGAGGATGAAGAATTTACAGTGAGTTGCGATCGCTTAGAGCATCGCGTTCCTGCTTTTGGCTACCGAATTGCCGAAAAAGACCGTCCGGGGAGGTTCGATGTCGAACAAGCCAAGGCGTTAAACATCCCTCCTGGGAGAGTATACGGTCAACTGAAGCGGGGTGAAACGGTAACTCTCAATGACGGGCGGGTGATTCGGGGAGTCGATCTATGCGGTGACACAGAAGCAGGGCGCAAGCTAGCATACTGTACTGATACAATTTTCTGCGATGGGGCAGTTGCTCTTGCCCAAGGTGCGGACGTACTAATCCACGAAGCGACATTTTCTCATATCGATGCAGAACTCGCTTTTCAACGTTTGCATTCCACATCAACAATGGCAGCACAAACGGCATTAGCTGCCCAAGTAAAGCTACTGGTTATGACACATTTTAGCCCTCGCTACGCCCCTGGGAATGACATTCAATTACAACACCTTCTAGAAGAAGCGCGGGCGATCTTTCCCAATACTGAAATGGCACACGACTTTTTAACTTATGAAATTCCCCGTCGTCGTCAACCAGAAGGAGAAAAGCAAGCGGCAAAGGTCTAG
- a CDS encoding EamA family transporter, which yields MTWTYTLSQISAAKAASYLYLVPFLAIAIAWIWLQELPSLLSIVGGIITLTGVFLVNLQET from the coding sequence ATGACTTGGACTTACACCCTATCGCAAATTTCTGCCGCCAAAGCCGCTAGCTATCTTTATCTCGTGCCATTTCTCGCAATTGCGATCGCCTGGATCTGGCTGCAAGAATTACCCAGTTTGTTATCTATAGTCGGTGGAATAATTACACTTACGGGTGTCTTCTTGGTCAATCTCCAAGAAACGTAA
- a CDS encoding polysaccharide biosynthesis protein — MKIIVEQVSKALLGIRNRHFIILDTIVFSIAPVLALSLRLDEFNIVETLNTHGLQLAIVSTLFIIVKLSILYSFGFYRRCWRYASIDELTQIVMLTLAAIVLETIIVYAFNNWSNFSAVLPRSLALLDGMLSLIFVGGLRLSIRVVERANHRQAQPKSSERLLIVGAGNAGVTIAQQMQQNPHFNLYPIAFIDDDPAKFQLRIRNLPVVGDRHQIPKIVRSLRVDRVAIAMPSAPGEVIREILDICQSSGVRTSTLPSVSEIVNGFNGRVAIESIREIKIEDLLRREPIQTDGQKVSQLLTGKKVLITGAGGSIGSELCRQVFRCRPAEIMLIGHGENSVFYIQQELERVMEVLRQDGALQGYMPRLRAFIADIRFPSRLEYAFDQFRPDIVFHAAAHKHVPLMEVNSPEAITNNVLGTKNLLDLALRYDVNQFVMISTDKAVNPTNIMGASKRTAEMLVLQAAQKSGKPYVVVRFGNVLGSRGSVVPTFKQQIAKGGPITVTHPDIRRYFMTIPEAVQLVLQAAVVGCGGAILMLDMGQPVKIVDLAKDLIRLSGLQVNKDINIQFTGLRPGEKLFEELFIPGEQYEKTEHEKILIVKNASNFTPKTLNSLVEALCDAARQNDAPAIAFLLQQLVPEYKPQNSPIPKQLPASQEKLLDELIVPRSKRQHILDTPIAALDRQSKIQLQEIEQAFEQGEFEIHYQPIVVLQTNRIVGFEALLRWQHPTQGIVSPTDFISALEATDAISTIGWWSLRQACQQLRLWQECYPKIPLTVSVNLSNTQFAHPNLVAQLGLVLEQTGLNPRNLRLEIPESAILSDIEFANQRVIELKALNVELQIDNLGIGYSFLSLLQRLPNRMCYEKFDRLSVDRSLVNQIDTDEESLEILRTIVAISRNLGVETTVTGVETAAQLAQLNALECQYGQGYFFAKPINKDAAGTLIGSQLQPL; from the coding sequence ATGAAAATCATAGTAGAACAAGTATCCAAAGCTTTATTGGGAATCAGAAATCGACATTTTATTATTCTCGATACAATCGTATTTTCGATCGCGCCAGTCCTAGCACTAAGCCTGCGCTTGGACGAATTTAACATTGTTGAAACCCTCAACACTCATGGGCTTCAGTTAGCGATCGTCTCTACCCTATTTATCATCGTAAAACTGAGCATCTTATATAGTTTTGGTTTTTATCGACGGTGTTGGCGCTACGCTAGTATTGACGAGCTGACACAAATCGTCATGCTGACGCTAGCAGCGATTGTTCTCGAAACAATAATTGTCTATGCCTTCAATAACTGGTCTAATTTTTCCGCTGTCTTGCCGCGATCGCTAGCGCTGCTAGATGGAATGCTCAGCCTAATCTTCGTAGGTGGACTTCGCTTGAGCATTCGAGTGGTCGAAAGAGCAAACCACAGGCAGGCTCAACCTAAAAGTAGCGAACGCTTGCTAATTGTTGGTGCAGGTAATGCAGGCGTGACAATTGCCCAACAGATGCAGCAGAACCCACACTTCAATCTTTACCCCATCGCTTTTATCGACGACGATCCAGCGAAATTTCAATTAAGAATTCGCAATTTACCTGTAGTTGGCGATCGCCATCAGATCCCGAAAATTGTTCGATCCTTGCGCGTCGATCGCGTCGCGATCGCCATGCCGAGCGCCCCTGGCGAAGTCATTCGCGAGATCTTAGATATCTGCCAATCGAGCGGTGTGCGTACCAGCACTTTACCTAGCGTCAGCGAGATCGTCAACGGTTTCAACGGTCGCGTGGCGATCGAAAGCATTCGCGAAATCAAAATTGAAGACTTATTGCGTCGGGAACCAATTCAAACAGACGGGCAAAAAGTCTCGCAGTTATTAACAGGTAAGAAAGTACTCATCACTGGCGCAGGTGGGTCGATTGGTAGCGAACTTTGCCGTCAAGTCTTTCGCTGTCGTCCGGCAGAAATCATGCTGATAGGACACGGCGAAAATTCGGTCTTTTACATCCAACAAGAATTAGAACGAGTCATGGAAGTGCTACGGCAAGACGGCGCGTTGCAGGGATATATGCCACGCCTGCGCGCTTTTATCGCCGATATTCGCTTTCCATCGCGCTTAGAGTATGCTTTTGACCAATTTCGCCCAGATATCGTTTTTCATGCTGCCGCGCACAAGCACGTACCCCTGATGGAGGTAAACTCACCAGAAGCGATCACCAACAACGTCTTGGGGACGAAAAACCTGCTCGATCTGGCGCTGAGATACGATGTCAACCAATTCGTAATGATTTCTACGGATAAGGCAGTCAACCCAACTAATATTATGGGAGCTAGCAAGCGGACTGCCGAAATGCTCGTTCTGCAAGCAGCGCAAAAGAGCGGCAAACCCTATGTCGTCGTCCGATTTGGTAACGTGCTGGGTAGCAGAGGTAGTGTCGTGCCTACCTTCAAGCAACAAATTGCTAAAGGGGGACCGATTACCGTTACTCATCCCGATATTCGACGCTATTTCATGACCATTCCCGAAGCCGTGCAATTAGTCTTGCAAGCGGCAGTTGTTGGCTGTGGCGGAGCCATATTAATGCTAGATATGGGACAGCCAGTGAAGATTGTGGATCTAGCGAAAGATTTGATTCGGCTGTCTGGATTGCAGGTCAATAAAGACATTAATATTCAGTTTACCGGGTTGCGACCAGGAGAAAAGCTATTTGAAGAACTGTTTATTCCTGGCGAACAGTACGAAAAGACAGAACACGAAAAAATTCTGATTGTCAAAAATGCCAGTAACTTTACGCCAAAAACTTTAAATTCTTTGGTAGAAGCACTGTGCGATGCCGCGCGGCAAAATGATGCTCCGGCGATCGCCTTCTTATTACAACAGCTCGTACCTGAATATAAGCCACAAAACTCTCCAATTCCCAAACAATTACCTGCAAGCCAAGAAAAACTGCTGGATGAACTTATCGTTCCAAGATCGAAGCGGCAGCATATTCTAGATACACCTATTGCTGCACTCGATCGCCAGTCCAAAATTCAGCTACAGGAAATTGAGCAAGCATTCGAGCAGGGTGAATTTGAGATTCACTACCAACCGATTGTTGTGTTGCAAACCAATAGAATTGTTGGGTTTGAAGCGCTCTTACGCTGGCAGCACCCCACGCAAGGTATAGTTTCACCTACGGACTTTATTTCTGCTCTAGAAGCAACAGACGCGATCTCAACTATCGGCTGGTGGTCGTTGCGGCAAGCTTGTCAACAGCTACGCCTGTGGCAAGAGTGCTATCCCAAAATTCCTTTGACTGTGAGCGTGAATCTTTCCAACACCCAGTTCGCTCATCCAAATTTGGTGGCGCAGTTGGGGCTAGTTCTAGAACAGACTGGATTGAATCCTCGAAATTTGCGTCTGGAAATTCCTGAAAGCGCCATCTTATCGGATATTGAATTTGCGAATCAAAGGGTAATAGAACTCAAAGCCTTAAACGTAGAGTTGCAAATTGATAATTTGGGTATCGGCTATTCATTTTTGAGCTTACTGCAAAGGCTACCCAATCGCATGTGCTATGAAAAATTCGATCGCCTCAGCGTCGATCGTTCCCTCGTCAATCAAATTGATACTGATGAAGAGAGCTTAGAGATTTTGCGAACAATCGTGGCGATCTCTCGCAACTTGGGTGTAGAGACAACGGTTACTGGCGTAGAAACTGCGGCTCAGCTAGCACAACTCAACGCTTTGGAATGCCAATACGGACAAGGCTACTTTTTCGCCAAACCGATTAACAAAGATGCTGCTGGTACGCTGATTGGTTCGCAGTTGCAACCCTTGTAA
- a CDS encoding sodium-dependent bicarbonate transport family permease: MDVSLIASNVLSPPVLFFFLGMLAVFLKSDLEIPQPLPKLFSLYLLFAIGFKGGNELVKSGASQEVILTLLAAVMMACIVPIYTFFILKIKLDLYNAAAIAATYGSISAVTFITAGSFLTELGIDFSGYMVAALALMESPAIIVGLLLVKLFAIDKQDGDFSWSEVLQEAFLNSSVFLLVGSLIIGAVSGEKGWKVEEPFTQGIFYGVLTFFLLDMGLVAAGRIKDLGKTGTFLISFSILIPIVNAAIGILLAKAIGMPQGNALLFSVLCASASYIAVPAAMRMTLPEANPSLYVTAALALTFPFNIIVGIPLYLYGINLLWG, encoded by the coding sequence ATGGATGTAAGCTTGATCGCGTCTAATGTTTTGAGTCCGCCAGTGCTGTTCTTTTTTCTGGGGATGTTAGCTGTTTTTCTCAAATCAGATTTAGAAATTCCTCAACCATTACCTAAACTTTTTTCGCTTTATCTCCTATTTGCCATTGGGTTTAAGGGAGGCAACGAACTTGTCAAAAGCGGAGCCAGTCAAGAAGTCATACTCACCCTTTTGGCGGCGGTAATGATGGCTTGTATCGTGCCGATTTATACATTTTTTATTCTCAAAATCAAGCTCGACTTGTATAACGCAGCTGCGATCGCCGCTACCTATGGTTCTATCAGTGCTGTCACTTTCATTACTGCTGGTTCTTTTCTGACTGAACTAGGGATTGATTTTAGCGGTTACATGGTAGCGGCTTTAGCTTTGATGGAATCCCCAGCAATTATTGTCGGACTGCTTTTGGTAAAACTATTTGCGATCGACAAGCAAGATGGCGATTTTTCTTGGTCGGAAGTTTTGCAAGAAGCTTTCTTGAACAGTTCGGTTTTTCTTTTAGTTGGTAGCCTAATAATAGGTGCAGTGTCAGGAGAAAAAGGCTGGAAGGTAGAAGAGCCATTTACTCAAGGCATATTTTACGGAGTCCTAACCTTCTTTTTGTTAGATATGGGATTAGTTGCTGCTGGAAGAATCAAAGATCTAGGTAAAACTGGTACATTTTTGATTTCTTTCTCTATATTGATACCAATAGTTAATGCGGCAATTGGCATACTTTTAGCAAAAGCGATCGGGATGCCGCAGGGAAATGCACTGTTATTTTCGGTATTGTGTGCGAGTGCCTCTTATATAGCGGTTCCAGCTGCTATGAGGATGACGCTACCAGAAGCCAATCCCAGCCTTTACGTTACTGCCGCTCTAGCACTGACATTTCCCTTCAATATCATTGTGGGAATTCCTTTGTATTTGTACGGCATCAATCTGCTTTGGGGGTAA
- the add gene encoding adenosine deaminase produces MQHPATVSSVLAARLQAMPKAEIHVHIEGATDAETFYQLAQRHRVDLPANSLGEWKEYFEFRSFPHFIQVYTAAARCLQTPDDYKLIIERFFQRQSEQNIVYTEASLSASFLTQKFEDEAILDAIAAGLEAGQAQYGVRVNLIPDIAREIPDSQTRVLEFVLKGKERGLFIGLGVGGLEAGYPPELFTETFAQARQQGLRVVAHAGEVVGTRSIWGAVNSLQAERIGHGIRCLDDPQLVEVLRQRQIPLEVSPQSNYCLGVVGREQPHPIRQMVDAGLYCTVNSDDPAMFSTSLNNEYLTLASQGFSWEELWQFNLNTLAATFLSATEKAKYDAQWQAFLISTAM; encoded by the coding sequence ATGCAGCATCCAGCTACAGTTTCTTCAGTCCTCGCTGCCCGACTGCAAGCGATGCCAAAGGCAGAGATCCACGTCCACATTGAAGGCGCGACGGATGCTGAGACGTTTTATCAGTTGGCGCAACGCCATCGAGTCGATCTGCCTGCTAATTCTTTAGGGGAGTGGAAAGAGTATTTTGAATTTCGTAGTTTTCCTCATTTTATTCAGGTTTACACTGCTGCTGCGCGCTGCTTGCAAACTCCAGATGATTACAAGTTGATAATTGAGCGTTTCTTTCAGCGGCAGTCAGAACAAAATATCGTTTATACCGAAGCTTCTCTCAGTGCGTCTTTCTTGACCCAAAAGTTTGAAGATGAAGCGATTTTAGATGCGATCGCCGCTGGACTTGAAGCCGGACAAGCACAGTATGGCGTTCGAGTCAACTTAATTCCCGATATTGCCCGTGAAATTCCCGATTCTCAAACTCGCGTACTGGAATTTGTCTTGAAAGGTAAAGAGCGAGGATTATTTATCGGGTTGGGAGTTGGAGGACTTGAAGCTGGCTATCCACCGGAATTATTTACCGAAACATTCGCCCAAGCGCGTCAGCAAGGATTGAGAGTCGTGGCTCATGCTGGTGAAGTCGTCGGAACTAGAAGTATTTGGGGAGCAGTGAATAGCTTGCAAGCCGAACGAATTGGTCATGGTATTCGCTGTTTAGACGATCCGCAATTGGTTGAGGTACTCCGCCAGCGTCAAATTCCCTTGGAGGTTTCGCCGCAAAGTAACTATTGCCTTGGAGTTGTGGGACGCGAACAGCCGCATCCGATCCGTCAAATGGTAGATGCAGGACTTTATTGCACTGTCAATTCTGACGATCCGGCAATGTTTTCTACCAGTCTCAATAACGAATATTTAACGCTAGCATCTCAAGGGTTTTCATGGGAAGAACTATGGCAATTTAACCTCAACACGCTGGCAGCGACTTTTCTATCGGCAACAGAGAAGGCGAAATATGATGCTCAATGGCAAGCGTTTTTAATCAGTACGGCTATGTAG